In Bremerella sp. JC817, the following are encoded in one genomic region:
- a CDS encoding lactate/malate dehydrogenase family protein, whose translation MKITIVGTGRVGAAIAFAATINPLASELLLLNRTRDKAEGEAIDLLHASAVRNTNMRIRAGDIPDSKGSDIIVFTASVPYGDPSRKRSELAADNLHVLQEWIPPLVEASPDAILIIVSNPVDALTYAALKISGFPPHRVIGTGTLLDSVRYRSMLSAELEIHSDDIRAYILGEHGDTQFAAHSLSVTGGERFYPSDTSRQLFQKTVNVGYEVSRLKGHTSYGIALATMMILDSIIYDLRHTMPVSVLIEDYFDVKDVCLSLPSVIGRAGVTRVLRPPLSEEEQQLFRHSAEAVQNCIRSMGEF comes from the coding sequence ATGAAGATCACGATAGTGGGTACCGGACGCGTCGGGGCAGCGATCGCCTTTGCCGCCACGATCAATCCTTTGGCCAGCGAGCTTTTGCTGCTAAACCGCACGCGTGACAAGGCGGAAGGGGAGGCGATCGATCTCTTGCATGCCAGTGCGGTACGAAATACGAACATGCGAATTCGAGCCGGTGATATTCCTGACTCGAAGGGTTCCGACATCATCGTCTTCACGGCGTCGGTTCCTTACGGCGACCCATCGCGGAAACGCTCGGAACTGGCTGCCGACAATCTCCATGTGCTGCAAGAATGGATTCCGCCGCTGGTGGAAGCGAGCCCAGATGCCATTTTGATTATCGTGAGCAATCCGGTCGATGCGTTGACTTACGCCGCGCTGAAGATCTCTGGCTTTCCGCCGCATCGGGTGATTGGAACTGGCACGCTGCTCGATAGTGTGCGTTATCGTTCGATGCTCTCGGCCGAACTTGAAATCCATTCAGACGATATTCGAGCGTACATTCTCGGCGAACATGGCGACACGCAGTTCGCGGCCCACTCGTTGTCGGTGACCGGTGGCGAACGCTTCTACCCAAGCGACACGTCGCGGCAACTCTTTCAGAAGACGGTCAACGTGGGCTACGAAGTTTCGCGGTTGAAAGGCCATACAAGCTATGGGATCGCCCTCGCCACGATGATGATCCTCGACAGTATTATCTATGACCTGCGGCACACGATGCCGGTGAGCGTTCTGATCGAAGATTACTTTGACGTGAAAGATGTCTGTTTGTCACTCCCCTCGGTAATCGGTCGGGCCGGGGTCACGCGCGTTTTGAGGCCGCCATTGTCGGAGGAAGAGCAGCAGCTGTTTCGTCATTCCGCCGAGGCGGTTCAGAACTGCATCCGCTCGATGGGCGAGTTCTAG
- a CDS encoding DUF420 domain-containing protein, with protein MNVWTLLAQNAGFLPTRGSVMIDFVFLAMFGIILILGVSIYLVRYRRLFQLHKWIQIVTGSVLLLAVLAFEIDMRFFTDWQELAAPSSFGMPTVNGLLYFHLLFAVPTPFLWIYVIWHGLAKFPSPPQPGPHSKAHILWGRIAAIGMLLTAVTGWIFYYAAFVA; from the coding sequence ATGAACGTCTGGACGCTACTTGCTCAAAACGCTGGGTTTCTGCCAACCCGTGGATCGGTGATGATCGACTTCGTCTTTCTGGCGATGTTCGGCATCATTTTGATTCTGGGGGTCAGCATCTATCTGGTGCGCTACCGCCGCCTGTTTCAACTGCACAAGTGGATCCAGATCGTTACCGGCAGCGTACTCTTGCTGGCGGTCTTGGCGTTTGAAATCGATATGCGGTTCTTCACCGATTGGCAAGAACTGGCGGCACCATCCAGCTTCGGCATGCCCACAGTCAATGGCCTTTTGTACTTCCATTTACTGTTCGCCGTGCCGACTCCGTTTCTCTGGATCTATGTCATCTGGCATGGCCTGGCCAAGTTTCCGAGTCCGCCTCAGCCAGGTCCCCATAGCAAGGCGCATATCCTTTGGGGCCGCATCGCTGCGATCGGCATGCTGCTGACCGCCGTCACTGGCTGGATCTTCTACTACGCAGCCTTCGTTGCTTAA